AGGAAGTACAAGGTCAGATTTTCAACCACCATATCGACACTGCGGTTGCGCCGCAGGCAAAGAATCGCGCTGTGTTCAATCAGGGTGATGAGCGACCCAGGCGCCAGCGTCCCCACGGAACCTGTCATCTGCGGCGTCACATCCCCAATCAAAGCCAAGGACCCGTCTTCTCCGACCACTTCCTCAAAGCCGCGCAGCACGTTGTCCGAAATGGTTTCCCCTACCTGCGGCTGGCGATTCATCAGCTGCAGGGCCTTGATGACATCCTGACGGCTGAGTACGCCGACAAGTTTGCGGTTTTGGACCACGGGCAGCATTTCAATGCCTTCCCACACCATGCGGTGCGCAGCTGATGCGACCGTCGTCTTCATGGTCACTGTGTACGGCTGTTTGGCCATGTACAGTTCGATGCTGTCCTCTGGGTCCGCCTCCGCGATGTCGCGTGCGGTGACGACGCCGACCAGCCGGTCGTGATCGTCAACAACCGGCAGCCGGGCGTGACCGGTTTCCTCGACGAGGTGGTAGTAGTCCTTGACGCGCTGCCCGCGCTGCAAAACGGCCAGCTCCTGATGGCCGACAATGTCTTCCACAAACAGAATGTCTTTTTTGATGAGCCGGTCGTAAATGGCTCGGTTAATAAGGGTGGCCGTCGTAAACGTGTCATACGAACACGAGATGATGGGCAGTTCCCGCTCGTTGGCGAGGCGCACAATGTCGTCGGATGCCTGGAAACCACCGGTGATGAGCACGGCCGCACCGTGTTCGAGCGACAGCCGCTGGACCTGCTCGCGGTTGCCGACAATCATGAGACTGCCGGGATCGATATACCGTGCGATGGCCTCCAGCCGCATGGCACCAATCACGAATTTATTCAGGGTCTTATGCAGTCCGTCACGGCCGCCGAGTACCGTCCCCTCGACAATGTTGACGACTTCCGCGAACGTCAGCCGTTCAATGTTTTTCTTTTGCGGACGCTCAATGCGAACGGTCCCGATGCGGTCCATCGAGCTGACCAGCCCCTGCATCTCGGCCTCTTTGATGGCACGGTATGCGGTTCCTTCGCTGACCTGCAGTTCACGCGCCACACCCCGGACGGAAATCCGGCTGCCCACGGCCAGCGAAGCGATGTATTCAAGAATCTGCTCGTGTTTTGTACTCACCCAAACGCCTCTTTCTTTCTGACTTGTTCAGCCCGTCGAGCCGCACAACAAGCGCTTCGCTGTGCGCGCTGTTCTTGGCCTCATTATACGCTACGAATCGACTTGGGGCACGAGGGCGGAGGGCGCAGGTTCGCGGCCGGCCGCCCTTGACAACCCCCGGGCGGCACGGAACGCGAAAATCCGCGCAGCGCGTACCTGCCATCGTACGCGCGCGCGGATCGATCTGCATTGATGTGTACACCGTTGTGGTGTGCAGCGCTGCAGCACCGCTCCGTGTACCGCCAGCTCCAACAAGCTTGTACGTGCTTCGAACGAATCTCGCACCAACTACCGCGGCCGATTTCGAAGAATGTACCTGCTTCCCTAGGCCTTCACGGTCTTCTCAGGTTCTGAACGCTACTTCAGCCAACTGTTAATCAGAGACTGGTTGGCCTGCATCCATTCCTGTACACCTTGGTCCGGATTTGCAGAATCCTTGTTGATGTCCTGTTCCAGGGTGCCGAGCTGGTCGGGCGTCATCTTAAAGTTTTTCAGCCATCCTGCCACCGTCGGGTTGCTGCTCGCCCACTGCTTGTTGGCCTCCGTCTGAATCCAGCCGGCTTGGCCAAAGGCGTGCTTGGGGTCAGACAAATAGTCGAGTTTGTACGCCGTAAACGCCCAGTGCGGACTCCACAGCGTGACCACGACGGGTTTTTTCTGCGCGTAGTCGGTTTTCAACTGGCTGAGCATCGCCGCAGTCGAACTCGTCACCAATTTCATGTTGGTGAGGCCGTATTCTTGTATGGCCTTCTGGGCGAGTCCCGTCTCACCGGCGCCTGCTTCAATGCCGACAATTTGGCCGCCAAACAGGGAGGCGTGCGACTCCAGGTCGGAAATCGTGTGAATGCCCTGCTTGTACACGTAATCCGGTACCACGAAGCCCTCTGTCGTCGAGCCCTGATACCATTTGCCGAGGTCCACGTAGTCCGAGCCGAACTTGTCGATATACTGCTGATGTGTAATCGGAAGCCAAGTATCGAGGTAGACGTTGAGGCTGTTGTCCGCCAGACCGGTGTACATCGGGCCGGGGTCAGAGAATTCCTTGATAGTGACGTTGTAGCCCTTGCTTTTGAGGATATCCTGCCAGAGGTAGGTAACCGCCACATCCTCGCTCCAGTTAATCATGCCGAGCGTGATGTCTTTGCTGCCGCTCGTGGACTGCGTGCCAGCCTGGTTGCCTGTACCATTACTGGTCGAGTTGCCGGTCGTGCCGCATCCAGCGACCAGCGCCGCAACGACAACCGCGCTCGTGAGTCCAATCAACGTTTTCTTTGTGTTTGACATCATCTGTAAATCCCCCCCTGGTTATTTGTTGAGATAGTCCTTGCCAAAGCCTTGCGAAATGCGGTCCAGCACGACCGCCAGGATGACAATCGCCAGTCCGGCTTCCACCCCTGTGCCGACGTTCAACGTTTCGAGCGCCTGCATCACATCGGCGCCCAGTCCGCCCGCACCGACCATCGAAGCGATCACGACCATCGACAGGGCCAGCATCAGGGTTTGGTTGACCCCTGCCTTGATGCTGGGCATGGCCAGCGGAATCTGCACCTTCCACAGCAACTGCCGGTCGGTTGCGCCAAACGCCTCCGCCGCCTCGACCAGGTCTTCCGGAACCTGCAAAATCCCGAGCCGGGTCAAGCGAATCGACGGCGGCATCGCAAACACGATGGTAGCCAAAATCGCCGGTACCGTGCCGACGCTGAACAAGAGCAGCACCGGCACCAGATATACGAACGGCGGCATCGTCTGCATCAGGTCAAGGATCGGCGAGATGACTCTGTAGAGGCCGGCACGTCTTGCCGCCGCGATGCCAATCGGAATGCCAATGACAAGCGAAATCGCCGCGGAGACAACCACCATCACCAGCGTATTGATGAGGTCGTTCCACAACTGCAAGTCGTACACAAACACAAGCCCGATGGCGGTACCGACGGCCAGCTTCCACTTGCCGGACAGGTAGCCAATCGCGGCGATGAGGAGAATGACCAGCCACCAAGGCACCCACAGCACGCCAGCGGTGATGGCGTTCATCACGTGCTCCACGAATTTCGAGATGTCCATCAGGACAGGTCCGAGGACCTTGGTAATCCAATTGACAAAATCGTTGATCCAATTGGCGAGCGGTATCTTAGGAAGCATGTGATTCGCCTCCCTGGGTCGCCATCGCCTCGAGGATGGAACTCTTCATGACCAGACCGCGAAGGGCCTTTTGCTCATCGAGCACAGCAAGCGGGTAGCGCGTTGTCACGATGGCGTTCACGAGTTCGTCCAGGGGCGTGTCCATTGCCACGGTCACGACATCTTCAAACGGACCATCGGCCAGTGTTCTCTTCTTTTCTGCGGCCAGTTTGCTGAGGCTGTCAACCGTAATCAGCCCACACAGCCGCCCCTCATCGACGACAAATCCACTGGACAGCCCTGCATCACGCAGCCTGCGCAGGGCCACCGTTGGCCCTTCTTGCAAGCGCAAAACCGGGCTTGGGCGCTTCATCACATCGGCCGCTACCAAGACCTTGGTTACGTCGACCCCCTTCAGAAACCGTTCGACGTACTCATTGGCAGGATTCGTAATGATTTCTTCCGGCGTTCCGACCTGCACCACGCTGCCATCCTTCATCAACGCGATTCGGTCGCCGAGTTTCAGCGCCTCATTCAGGTCGTGCGTAATGAACAAAATGGTTTTGTGCAACTTCTGTTGGAGATTCAGCAGTTCGTCCTGCATATCATCCCGAATCAACGGGTCAAGCGCGCTGAACGCTTCGTCCATCATCAGGATGTCCGGGTCGTTCGCCAGGGCCCGCGCAAGACCGACACGCTGCTGCATGCCGCCGCTCAGTTGCTGCGGGTAGTGGCTGCCCCACTCGTCGAGCCCGACCAGCGCCAGTTTTTCTCTCGCAATCTCAAGGCGCTTCTGCTGTGGCACATTTTGCAGTTCGAGTCCAAATGCCACGTTCTGCTCGACCGTTCGGTGGGGAAACAGGGCAAACTTCTGAAACACCATCGCGGTCTTTTCCCGACGAAATCTCAGCAAACCTTCCTTGTCCAGGCGGGTGACGTCCTGACCGTCAATCACAATGCTGCCGAAGGTGGGTTCAATCAGTCGATTCACGCAGCGAAGCAGTGTCGACTTCCCGCTCCCCGACAGCCCCATGATGACAAACAATTCCCCCGGCATGATGTCCAGGGTGACGTTGTTGACGCCAACCGTGGCACCGGTTTTGCGCCGGATCTCGTCTTTGTCGGCACCTTGCTGCAGCATGGTACGGACTGTTTCGGGCCGACCGCCAAAGATTTTTGTAACACCTTTCAACTGAATAAGCGCATCCAAGCTGCCCCACCGCCTATTGTGTAATGTGGTTGTCTGACGTTCTGTACGCCTCCTTTGTCCGTCGACGGATCGATGTGGATCCGCGCACGTTGATGCAGCGCTTCGCGATTGGGAACCGTTAGGACTTGTGAGCAGACGTCGCCCTTGGCCTCAACGCACGACGTCCTTCGCCGCGTAGTGGAAGTGATATCGGGATCATGCGGCCAGCTGGCACCGAATTGGCAAACCCAATTTGGACGCAAAAAAACCTCGATGTGAACTTCGAGGGCTTGCAATGTGGTCTATGCGGATACAATTGAGGAAAAATAGACAAGAAGTTGATCCACAAACCCTCGACCTACGCTGGCGAAGTTAGCTGACGGGCTCGGGCCGTCGAGTGGCCCGTCCTCACAACAGAGAATTTGCCCCAAATGCGTGGTTCCTCCGCTTTCCTGGCAACCAAGAAATTAAGCGCATAATTCACTATAACAGATTCGATTGACTTCCGCACGGTTTGACGCAAGTTACCAGCCATCCATCGCACAGCGTCTCACGGGCGCGTCAGCGCGCTTGTCTCTGTACAGAACTGGGTACGCCAGCAGACGTGGACACGCAGACTATGCGCGCCAGCGCGCTTGTCTCTGGGCAGAACAACGGTAAAATAGGGGAGTGCGTTCATGAGAAAATCGTGATCATGAACCGAGTGAGGCCAATCCCATTTTAGGTTAAGGGAGGCGGGGGCGTACCCCATGAATTCCGAACGGCTTAGTTTGTCGCACTGGCTGGACGGGCGGCTGCATCCGTTCCGCTCGCTGACGGTTCGCATTATTTTACTGCTGATTGGTGATTTTATCGGCGCCATCGCCTTAAACAATTTCCTCATCCCGGCCCACATCCTGTCGGGCGGGATCACCGGTTTGGCCCAGATCATGCAGCACTTCACAAAGATTGGCATCGGGACTTGGTACTTCCTGTTCAATATTCCTTTGTTCATTTTGGGGTATCGCTACTTGGGGCGCCGGTTCATCGTCCTCACCGGCGTGGCCATCATCGGGTTTTCTGTGTTCACCGATTTTATCCATATTCATTTCATCGCCAAGGGAGATCCACTGCTCATCAGCCTGTACGGCGGCGTTCTATCGGGAATTTCATCCGGAATCATTTTCCGCATCGGCGGCTCCACGGGGGGCACGGACATTGTCAGCCTGGTGTTCAACCGAAAAACGGGAAGAAGCATTGGCAGTCTGTCGTTCGCGATGAATGTGGTGGTGGTTGCGTTATCCGCCACCGTGTTCGGCGTCGAAGCAGGCATGTACACCCTGGTCGCCATGTTTGTGAGCGCGCGCGTGATGAACTCCCTGATGAACTATCAGCAGCGCAAGACGGCGCTCATCGTCAGTTCGAAAGCGGAGGAAATCGCTGATCGAATCTTCCACGAACTGGGCAGAGGCGCAACCTTCGTCAACGCTTCCGGCGCCTACACCAAACACGAACTCGGCATGCTGATTTGCGCCTTGACCCAACTGGAAATCGGCGAATTGCGGCTCCTGGCCACCGAAATTGATCCGAACGTGTTCATCACCGTCCTCAGCACCACCGAAGTGATTGGC
Above is a genomic segment from Alicyclobacillus cycloheptanicus containing:
- a CDS encoding glycine betaine ABC transporter substrate-binding protein, coding for MSNTKKTLIGLTSAVVVAALVAGCGTTGNSTSNGTGNQAGTQSTSGSKDITLGMINWSEDVAVTYLWQDILKSKGYNVTIKEFSDPGPMYTGLADNSLNVYLDTWLPITHQQYIDKFGSDYVDLGKWYQGSTTEGFVVPDYVYKQGIHTISDLESHASLFGGQIVGIEAGAGETGLAQKAIQEYGLTNMKLVTSSTAAMLSQLKTDYAQKKPVVVTLWSPHWAFTAYKLDYLSDPKHAFGQAGWIQTEANKQWASSNPTVAGWLKNFKMTPDQLGTLEQDINKDSANPDQGVQEWMQANQSLINSWLK
- a CDS encoding quaternary amine ABC transporter ATP-binding protein — protein: MLQQGADKDEIRRKTGATVGVNNVTLDIMPGELFVIMGLSGSGKSTLLRCVNRLIEPTFGSIVIDGQDVTRLDKEGLLRFRREKTAMVFQKFALFPHRTVEQNVAFGLELQNVPQQKRLEIAREKLALVGLDEWGSHYPQQLSGGMQQRVGLARALANDPDILMMDEAFSALDPLIRDDMQDELLNLQQKLHKTILFITHDLNEALKLGDRIALMKDGSVVQVGTPEEIITNPANEYVERFLKGVDVTKVLVAADVMKRPSPVLRLQEGPTVALRRLRDAGLSSGFVVDEGRLCGLITVDSLSKLAAEKKRTLADGPFEDVVTVAMDTPLDELVNAIVTTRYPLAVLDEQKALRGLVMKSSILEAMATQGGESHAS
- a CDS encoding YitT family protein, whose protein sequence is MNSERLSLSHWLDGRLHPFRSLTVRIILLLIGDFIGAIALNNFLIPAHILSGGITGLAQIMQHFTKIGIGTWYFLFNIPLFILGYRYLGRRFIVLTGVAIIGFSVFTDFIHIHFIAKGDPLLISLYGGVLSGISSGIIFRIGGSTGGTDIVSLVFNRKTGRSIGSLSFAMNVVVVALSATVFGVEAGMYTLVAMFVSARVMNSLMNYQQRKTALIVSSKAEEIADRIFHELGRGATFVNASGAYTKHELGMLICALTQLEIGELRLLATEIDPNVFITVLSTTEVIGRFRHPAT
- a CDS encoding ABC transporter permease gives rise to the protein MLPKIPLANWINDFVNWITKVLGPVLMDISKFVEHVMNAITAGVLWVPWWLVILLIAAIGYLSGKWKLAVGTAIGLVFVYDLQLWNDLINTLVMVVVSAAISLVIGIPIGIAAARRAGLYRVISPILDLMQTMPPFVYLVPVLLLFSVGTVPAILATIVFAMPPSIRLTRLGILQVPEDLVEAAEAFGATDRQLLWKVQIPLAMPSIKAGVNQTLMLALSMVVIASMVGAGGLGADVMQALETLNVGTGVEAGLAIVILAVVLDRISQGFGKDYLNK
- a CDS encoding DRTGG domain-containing protein, with product MSTKHEQILEYIASLAVGSRISVRGVARELQVSEGTAYRAIKEAEMQGLVSSMDRIGTVRIERPQKKNIERLTFAEVVNIVEGTVLGGRDGLHKTLNKFVIGAMRLEAIARYIDPGSLMIVGNREQVQRLSLEHGAAVLITGGFQASDDIVRLANERELPIISCSYDTFTTATLINRAIYDRLIKKDILFVEDIVGHQELAVLQRGQRVKDYYHLVEETGHARLPVVDDHDRLVGVVTARDIAEADPEDSIELYMAKQPYTVTMKTTVASAAHRMVWEGIEMLPVVQNRKLVGVLSRQDVIKALQLMNRQPQVGETISDNVLRGFEEVVGEDGSLALIGDVTPQMTGSVGTLAPGSLITLIEHSAILCLRRNRSVDMVVENLTLYFLKPVSVDSRIEVRARILDFGRRFAKVDVEAYDGGERAAKALLTTQVLER